The region GGGGACCTTGATAAGGCCAGGATTTCatgctgcatttttcttccacaaCTGCCACCTCAAATATGCAAACTGTTGCCTTTGCTAGCACAACTGTGTTTATCCAGCATGTATGGTTTATAGACAGACGAGACTGGCTGTTTACTTTCATACTCTGATGAAGCTCAATGTCTACTGGTTAAAAATTCAAGAAGGCTTGAGGAAAGGTGAATCCCAAGAGGGAGTCCAACCCAGAATTTTAAGCACGTGTCCTGTGTCCCATATGATTTAGTTACACCCTAGTGTTTTACACAAGATAATAACTTTCTTATAAATAGATGAATTAAcaatcaatatttcatttttaagctggctttccttttttcttgggtGGGCCTTTGTAGCCTTTGGCCTTTCTTCGCAAGTTTCTCCGATCTACAATGGGTACCTcaatttctgcttcctcagagctgctgtcaGCAGCCCGCTCCGCGGTTGTCTGTGTGTACTGATCCATCTGCTCAACAGACTCTTCTGAGTGCTCTTCCAACTGGCTTTTCTGTCCTTCCGGTCCCGAAGGCTGCTGAAAAGAAACGCCCTCAAATTCAACCACTATCAAAGAGCTCTGGTTCAAGGCAACGGGGGCCTCCTGTGAGTTGTGCCCTGCTTCCTCATTTTGATCTTCCAATGAGGAAGCTGTTTTGGGGGATACGTTTTCAGAAACAGGTTCTTCTGCTGCTTCATTTATCACAGAGTTGGGCAGGCCATTGTCAGAGGGCTCTTCCTTTGGTGCTGGAGGATCTGCATTTTCAGTTGCAGTCTTTTCAGATTCTTGCTCTTCTTCAGTGCTCTCCTCTACTAACATACTTTCTTCAGTCAGCTCTTCTGaatcatttgcatttaaaacctgcagggggaggggaaaggtgCCAAAACAACCAAAGGGACACTTAATTGAAAATACAAGAGGCTGAACAACTACTGCCCCAAGCTAACAACCTTGGAGAATATTATGGCATTCAGGAATTTTTAATACTACATGTACAGTTAACAAACCAGTGTTTTTTGCACAAGACTTTTGTGAACTGCATTTGATAACCAGAACTCCTCTGCTATTTTCAAATTCAAGTTATTGTTTTTACTGTACCTGAATAATCCTTTCATTCTGGAACtaaacccaggggaaaaaaaagtttttatttcagatatatACAATTATTACTTTGCTAGCATATAACAATCTGCTTTTGCCCTATAAACAAAAACCACTAAAATCTGTATTCTAGAATGGTATTTTACCGGTAAATTAATTGCTTGTACACTTCATCAGGGCAGAATTACCAGACAAAATAAGAATGTGGCTTCGCTCATATCCAACTAATATTTCAGTGAGAAAGAGTTGTTTCATTACTGCCAATGGAAACTGGAGTGACATATCTTTCTTTTTGGTATCACAggaatataaacacacacaccacttctgcatattaaaacagaaatgtCAGTATATTCTGTTTATGGATTTACATCATCTGGCCTAATAACTGCTTCTCCCAAGAATTTAATATGATGGTAGGGGCtactttctatctgttgcttaataAAACCTATGCAAGATATGTACATTCTGAAGAAAAGATGAGttcatattttgtttcaattcTCTCACCTTCTCTGATACAGTGTCTTCTGAAGGTTTTGCCGGAGGCTCAAGGATTAATGGAACAAACAGTGTTAAGGGTTCTTCTCCTTGACTCTCAGACTGCAATTTCAATTCGCCACTTAGAACTTCATTTGCTGTTTCCTCTTCAGCCATAAGTGAGGTCTTACCAGTTTCTTCTGTTACCTCACCATTAAGAGGTTCTGATGGAGTTTcctaaaaatcacatttctaaaTCAAGATTATGCCCAGCCATTGTTCCCCAACATTAGTGGGCGTATCTGTGATCTAAATTTGCCGCTTAATGTGAGAAGCTCGGGCACCCAGAAACGTGTACTAATAAAACAGAGCTGAGTGCAGAGTAGGTAACTTAACCAGCATATTAGCTTGGTGCTGTCACCTGCACTAAATTTCTGACCATATCTCACACTGTTAGGAATCCAGCCAAGCAGTTTTTATGCATCTCGCAAGCATACAGGCTGCAGTCATTCCTTGATCCCAACATAGTGCAAGATCCACTTTCTCACTGATCAGTAAGAGCCTAAAACCCTGGGAACATCACTAGGCACAAAGGGCACTCACAGAATTCAAGCTGTTAGCAAGTCGTAGACAGAAGTTGGATTTAAACATCAAAGCAAGCAAGCTTTAAGTGGAAAAGTAAGAAGAGCCAACAGTAGTCACTGAAGCATACCAGCTATTGGCTTCTTcacaggaactttttttttcttaaacaaactgAGACACTGGATCAGATCTTGACCTTACTCCAGTTCTCCAAAACATGCGAGTAGAAGAAATCAATTAAGAAAATTAGGTTGGTAGACAAGCTAGAAATTCACCTTACTGAAGACCCTATGAACTCTATTGTTCAAAATAGAATGGAATATTCCCTGAAGCTAATTCTATACTAGCCTTAGCTTCTCAGATACACTTCAGTGAAGCATCAGTACAAAAAAGTATCTAAGAATTGATAGTTACATGGATCAAGGTAGCATATTTAACAAACTGTAGTTGTATTCCAAACATAATTGTTATCACATCCAGCTCACCTCCTTCTCACTCTGTTTCTCTGGGGGTGATACATGTAGCTCTGCTTCTGATACAGACTGGCCCTCATTTTCAACAATCATTTCCTCATTCTTCTCAACAGCATTCTCCTCAGGTACTTCTATTAAGTCTTCAGAGCTTTCAGATGTGCGGGCAGGAAGTTCCACCCTGTAGCAGGTATTAAGATATATCCTTTAATCCTTtagattaataaataattttggtGATCTCAACAGGGAAATTCTTTCATGACCAATTATAAAGTGCTGTATCACAGGCTTGCCATAGCCAATAAGAATCCAGAAAACTAAATACATCTAAACAATGGCTAActcctaagggaaaaaaaaacctcaacatcaACTAGGAAAAATTGCTTTGATAATTATAAAGACATCTCACCTCCATTTTATGGGATTAAAAGTTAGACATTTGTTTGTTACTTTAAATGTAGAAAGTAGTAATCCATTCATATTTGGAAGCCACAAAGGGGTGGGTAAAGAAGCAACTTCTCCCACCCACCACTACAGAAACAGTTTAAGATTATGGAGttacaaaagcaaatatataGTATAATCATTGAATATACTTATATTACAAAGACCATGACTGGAAAATTATTCAAGGCAATAGAATCATGATGGCTGAAGAAGATTCAATCAGCTAGAGATCAGCCAGTAGCTAAAGATGAAGCTCTGATGCACCTGATGGGCAGTAACACCGTATCaagctttcagttttcatttttgagaTGATAAAACTTAGATGGAGTGGAAATATtacacacaagaaagaaaaaagtacatgcAATAGATTTGCAGGAGACTGCTTCACAATCCCATATTAAAGGCAATATTGGAGAGTTTTATCCCAGATGCCAGTATTCAGACAAAGGCACTCCGTAGGGGAAAGTCCCTCACAGAAGACCCTGCTGCATTTGTTAATGTGCATGAACGGAGAGAATCCAAGTTGATATCCTGCCCTGTTGCCACCAGGATTCCCCTTAGCTCTGCTCACAAACACCATGTTACACATCTTGTTCAAAGGAGCAGTGGCACCTCATTGACTTCATTTTGCAAGGTGCGAAATACTGACATTCAATACAGGCTAGTTCTCTCACATACCAACTAGCCTATTACTAGTAGTAACAGGGCAAAGAATTTCTTAACCTGTGGCAGCATCAAACCATGCCATTTGGCCTGTCTGAACCAGCTTAGGGCCATACACTGACAGTGTAGGACAGCAGAGCTGTATCTTCATAGTTCCACAGAgcaatttaaacataaaaatttgGCTGCATCTAGCTAAAGACAgtttcacctgaaaaaaaaccaaacacaaaacccaaaccaaaaagccccaaactaaTTTTGTTTAAAGAAGCCTAATGGAACAAGTTTGAGGGATTTCCTAGAAAAATAATCAGGTTATCTTCAGTTCTTCAAAAGAAGGTTTTCAGCTTgcagtgggggttttttggaagagaaagagggagagagacagacacagggTGGAGGAGTGGGCACTGTGTGTCCCAAGTGTATATATACTCACACACAGTATGGGGGAGGAAGGAGCCATTTACTCAATTATTTAAAATAGCCAGAGTTCTGCTTTCTGGAAGGAAGCCAGTACAAATTAGTACTTCAGGCCCTGTTTGTATGAATTGTTATGGCACTCAAGTGCCACAATTCTTCACATCCCCATTTGACAATTACTATACAGGATAACATCCTTTAAACTGAAGatgacttttttcctcctccaggaTGTAAGTTTGGATATGATGGTTCTAAATCAGAATTTGTCTAAACAAAGGACTGGACTTTGAAGACTGGTGGCTCCTTGTATCTCTTTTATTATTAAGTGTCAAGCAGTAACCAGCTCTCAGACTAAACCATCAGACCTTATTTAACTGCAATATGCCACCATAGCAAGAGGTCAGGAAGGGACAATTCTCCAAAGATCACACACAGCATTGTCGATACAGGCCCAGTTTCATTATTGCAAGAAACTATGCTGTATGAATACTGATGTTTTTACATACAGACTCAATTATGATAGAACATCCTCAGCCCTCACTGTTTTCTTACTGTTAGTTCCAGTGTCTGCTAAGGTTTCAAAGACACTACATTTTGGTGCAATCACTCTTCATGTGATGTCTCAATTTTCTCTCTCACATCAcactttatttttagaaattttaaaatcaagaaagTAAAgtaggaagaaaggagaagaaataccCCATAGCGCACTGTGAGACACTGATACAGTTTGTGACTGCCCAAGCAACAAATTAAGAAATCAGTAAAATATGGGCTCCTCTACCTGCTTTCTGACACACAAGGAGCATTTTCCTCAACTCCTTTAGAAGTTTCAGGTTGTGATTCCTTGCCATTTTTTCTTATCCTGGGACGTTTTAAATGACTGCTTCGTGTCCAGATGGGAACAGGAGCTATGTTTGGGTCTTAGGAAAAAGAagttcaaacaaaataaatgcaagtgAACAAATGCATTCTAAGGTCTATCTGTGcataattttttcccctaatatttcattaaagcaactGAGTGCAAGTAAAAGAACATtttgctgtgcctttttttttctgaacacataTGCATAATATCTTTACCAACACTCCTAACAATTTTATCTAAAGTCATCTAAAAGATTTATGAGTTAAGCCTCTGCAGCTTAGAGGAAGGCATGCTTTCATACACTTTGCAGATGAATATGATAAGATTGAAAGCAGTAAAAGACCCTGCTAACCTATTAATTGACAGTAATCGCAGTACTGATAATCAAGGTTATTTTTACCTTCAGATGTGCTTGCATCAACATCTGTTGATTCTTTACTTTGAGATTCAGCCTGTGGACAAAAAGCAAAGCTGATGTTATTCCAAAAACTTCTGAATTGATTTAAATACTTTGATCTCTCTATCTGTGGCTGCATCTTTCTAAAGCACTcgctatttcatagaatcatagaattgtctaggttggaagggacctttcagatcatctagtcatGGAACAGCAGCTACAACCATTCTTAATTTAAGATATTTACATGCAAGTATCTTATTTCTCAAtggattatttattatttttattacaaggatgaatgttttttctgcattttacttcTGACCTCAACATAGAAGATAAGACTTGCAAGTAACCTGTCATTATAAACAACACTACcaagttttttttcctaaccattCCCTTTGTAACAGGTGTCCACATAAATTAAAtattagaagtctttttttttgtttcccccttcTGTATAAACCCTAGGGACTACACTACAGTTGCTCACAAAATCTAAcaggaaagttatttttaaatttgtggtTTACTTTTTAGTCTTGTTTTCACCATAGCATGCAACAGAGTATGACagcccatgttaaaaaaaaaaaaagatcagacaagaaaaacaaaactgagtGATTCAGCAGTAATGCTGGTTATATACAGTCAGCACAAGAGGCTGCTTATGTCAGAGTTCCTTCTCTCTAGAGCTCTCTTGCCTCTTGTTCTTCCCCACCATCCCAGTATTCCCATTTTTTCTTCGGGTTAGCTAAGGACTCAGTGATCAAGCATTTGATACTCTGAACTGGTACAAGCTGTACACTTCATTTTAAAGTTACACACATTCCTCTTTCTTAGCTCCTGGAAGTAATCTAGAACTGGCAATAACCAGCATTCAGGTTTTCTGCTGCCCTTCCAGCCTCACTTCCAGTACTATCCAAGAATGTCAGCAAAAGGTGGGCTTATCTAGATTTTGCTGCTTGAAATAGTTTCAAGTGAGTTAAATAACAACGTGTAGACTAATTACAAGTTATTCTAGCACCAAAACAGACAAAACAGGGAGCATTAAGTGAAAGGTGAAAATCAAAGTTGGGGAATATTTTTCCTGGTTTGAGCAAAGGTggggtgttttattttgtttggtggtCCAAAAGTTTTCAAAGCATTACAGAACTGCTTATAGATAGTGCAGGTGCCAATAAGACAGCTGCCAGCAATTCTACCAAGCTATGAGGAGTCAGAGCACTTTGGTATCTACCATCTTCCTCTTCTGGAACAGGGCAAGAGACAGGACTTGAGTTCTTCGCACAACACCACAAATCGTAAGAACTACTATCCCTCTGCTGTCATCTACAAGTATATCCATGTAGCTGTACAACCAAAACATACATTTTTTAGATAGTTTTGCTAATATGGTCACTACTGGAATCTGAATCTAGAACTCACTGATAATGCTCAAGACACTATCacaaacagaatcatagaatggttcaggttggaagggaccttaaagatcatctcgttccaacccccctgccatgggcagggacacctcccactagagcaggttgctcaaagccccatccagcctggccttggaacacttccagggatggggcatccacaacttctctgggcaacctgttcgcgtctcaccatcctcacagtccagaatttctttctagtatctcctctttcaatttaaaaccattacccctcatcctatcactacactccctgataaagagtccctccccatctctcctataggcccccttcaggcactggaaggccactataaggtctcctcagagcattgccttctccaggctgaacagacccaactctctcaggctgtcttcataggagagttgctccagctctctgaacaTCTtcatggacctcctctggaccggttctaacagttccatgtccttcatgggctgaggactccagagctggacacagtactccaggtggggtctcaccagagcagagtagaggggtagaatcacctccctcgacctgctggccacacttttgatgcagcccagaatgcttttggctttctgggctgccagcacacattgctggctcatgttgagcttctcctccaccaacacccaagtccttctcctcagggctgctcttaatctaTTCTGGACTTAAGAAATGAAAGACAACTAGGAATTGTTGCTTCTGGTAATTTAGAGACTAAAAATATCACTACTTTGCTGTCAGTTTTGCTTTGGGAAGTGCACATTTTCAACTGGGAAAAGGGATATTTGAATTACATTTCAAATGTGAAGTTTAGATACTAAAAGCTGAGAGTATCAACTAAGCCATTATTTCCTATTTTCAACTAAAGCATTGACTTCCATGACAGTATGGTCATGCCAATACTACAGACAGTTCTGAAGCACACAAATCCATGTTCACTGTTATTTGGAGCTCCAAGTTATTCTCAAGCACATTTTCTGTGGGCTCAGAACACAAATGAGATAGAGCAACAGCTTCATAATATTCAAAGACACAAATATATTCATGACCACATATCCATTTGTAGCTGAAATCTGACTGATATTTCAAATACATCCAAAGACAGCTGCAGTCCTATATGGGCAATGTGTAACTCTGAATGCAAACTAAACACTTTCCATTGTATTGAACTGTGATGTGAATGTGCACTTCTATAAAAACATCTCCCCATTCTCTCCACTCTTACAATGACTCTACTGTTCAATAGCCTTTCTAGACTCTTTAATCTCAGGGCCAGTTGAAATATTCTCCCCTCCTCTAAGCTGCTAGCACACAGCTCAAATTATAGACCCTGACACCTGTACCACAGATCCTCTATATTCATGGGGacaccccatcaccccccccaaaaaaaagtatttttaactcCAGCTTAGTCATCATGTTACATCAGTGGGTAGAGTAACATCCACCCAAAAAAGTAACAAAAGCATCTATCTTTATATGAAGTGCCGACTTGAGCTAACTCAATTATAATGAGATGGACAAAAGGCATTTCTCatactttgggggttttttggggttttttcagtaacaatactaccaaaaaaaaaaagatatatcgCTTTCTGGTAAAAGCCATTGGTTCTGTCAGGCTGGCTGCAAGAGACAGGAAGTACAAACTCTCTACATAACCCAGGACTTTTCTTTGAGAACCTGAAATAGAAATATCTAGCAACCATAACATACAGTTGAGCAAACTTACTGATGTGCTGAAATCCTTAATTTCTTAAGCTCAGAAATGCATTCTCTtgtagaaatttaaaatatttactgaataTAAAGAACAGGTAATTAAAGTCAGAAGACTAGAACAAGACACATTATATGAGTATAGAAAACTTAAAAGCTCTCAAGCCTTTTTGATCaaagaattgtttaggttggaaaagacctttaagactatcaagtctaaccattaacctagcactaccaagtccaccactaaatcatgtccataagcaccacatctacatgtcttttaaatacctccaggaacagtgactcaaccacttccctgggcagcctattccactgcttgacaaccctttccaggatAAAATTCTccctaatatcccatctaaacctcccccagtgcaacttgagactgcttcctcttgtcctgttactttgggagaagagaccgacccccacctctctacagcctccttccaggtagttgtagacagtgataacgtctcccctcagccttcttttttccaagctaaacaacccagttccctcagcccctcctcatagacttgtgctctagacctgtcaccagctttgttgctcttctttggacatgctccagcaccaaAAAGTCTCTTGTAGCGAGGTGCTCAAAATTTAACACAGTAATATATGCATGACAGTCTGTGTACCTACACTTGGCTGTGTTTCTAGCTCAGTCTTCTGTCCACTAGCTTCAGATACTGCTGCAGACTGCTGAAAATTACTGTCTGCTTGGGAACTCTCTTCTTCCTGTGAGGCTTCTGCTGTTAAGATTTAAAAGAGGAAACAGGGAAATGGAAAATTATAGTACCTTTATACAAGAATTAACCATTGCAAATACGATGTCAAATATCTCAGGACAAATAAAGtctttctgcttattttcatGGGCAGTGTTCACAGGACTCACTGTTGAACTTGTAGAGTGTTGAACAAACACTTTTACAAAGTA is a window of Numenius arquata chromosome Z, bNumArq3.hap1.1, whole genome shotgun sequence DNA encoding:
- the FAM169A gene encoding soluble lamin-associated protein of 75 kDa translates to MSFPVDKLNSYSHEDLESSAEEYLADLRCRDPNRLEFLSLPDRRKIPIRLTTVGFVPLYGEEQTHKLLALFAPGDLLTAVALYLAGQWWSIDDIVRTSIPARQGLHQVKSVGERIVLYVLNRIIYRTQEMGRNEIPFLCHGSNDYAKILWKKGEAVGFYSVKPKGSVCSTYRSQTYYLPVLDTIFVRKKHRGKDSGLIILEDFVKSFTEGPLGLRYPLSSFAYTACKQYLEKYPGDHKLLWEVEGPGCWFQRSNIMAMMQNEKLKMEAEASQEEESSQADSNFQQSAAVSEASGQKTELETQPSAESQSKESTDVDASTSEAPVPIWTRSSHLKRPRIRKNGKESQPETSKGVEENAPCVSESRVELPARTSESSEDLIEVPEENAVEKNEEMIVENEGQSVSEAELHVSPPEKQSEKEETPSEPLNGEVTEETGKTSLMAEEETANEVLSGELKLQSESQGEEPLTLFVPLILEPPAKPSEDTVSEKVLNANDSEELTEESMLVEESTEEEQESEKTATENADPPAPKEEPSDNGLPNSVINEAAEEPVSENVSPKTASSLEDQNEEAGHNSQEAPVALNQSSLIVVEFEGVSFQQPSGPEGQKSQLEEHSEESVEQMDQYTQTTAERAADSSSEEAEIEVPIVDRRNLRRKAKGYKGPPKKKGKPA